In the genome of Ignavibacteriales bacterium, one region contains:
- a CDS encoding methyltransferase domain-containing protein: MLILQSAEKIFMNDTSQIFLPGGFRQFRILKSKYILDGKSVLVIGSGSEHVCEKILESGAASVQMIVDDYDSLLNSRLNLSKTNKVQIKIMEFENTDFAPGEFDLIYSQASISTIKRNKILKEIKRILKPDGTFCVSEITTLQTKYPPFVKDIFDSSGIIPILHKEIDNFYTEKNFNIKYEEDISSSLNSFYENTIDLLKQNIGSLNESEKSYYKKLLNKLSHESNAYLNLGADKYIGLKLLILQKNN; encoded by the coding sequence ATGCTAATTTTACAATCAGCAGAAAAAATTTTTATGAATGATACATCACAAATATTTTTACCCGGCGGATTCAGACAATTCCGGATACTCAAAAGTAAATACATTCTGGATGGTAAATCCGTTCTGGTAATAGGTTCAGGCAGCGAACACGTATGCGAAAAAATTTTAGAATCGGGTGCAGCATCTGTTCAAATGATTGTTGATGATTATGATTCTTTATTGAACTCAAGACTGAATCTCAGCAAGACAAATAAAGTACAGATTAAAATAATGGAGTTTGAAAATACGGATTTCGCACCAGGTGAATTTGATTTGATTTATTCACAGGCTTCAATCTCTACTATAAAAAGAAATAAAATACTGAAAGAGATTAAACGTATTTTAAAACCTGACGGAACGTTTTGTGTAAGTGAAATAACAACCTTGCAAACAAAGTATCCGCCTTTTGTAAAAGATATTTTTGATTCATCGGGTATTATTCCCATTTTGCATAAGGAAATAGATAATTTTTATACGGAGAAAAATTTCAATATTAAATATGAAGAAGATATTTCTTCATCTTTAAATAGTTTTTATGAAAACACAATTGATTTATTGAAACAGAATATCGGTTCATTGAACGAAAGTGAAAAAAGTTATTACAAAAAACTTCTGAATAAGCTGAGTCACGAATCAAATGCTTATTTAAATCTTGGTGCTGATAAATACATCGGGTTGAAATTATTAATTCTTCAAAAAAATAATTAG
- the rlmD gene encoding 23S rRNA (uracil(1939)-C(5))-methyltransferase RlmD — protein sequence MNIKKGDEFELNISSYAFEGRGIARIKSSLFFPDEFREDEEANYVVFVDGSYPGDTVKAKLTAIKKNYAEAKVVEVINPSTDRIKPDCNYFEYCGGCKQQDINYETQLRYKQMQVKEVFQKIGGVEDPVIEPIKPSENIFFYRNKMEFSFTKKRWLTPSEIESKQKYNDPFALGLHVPGLYDKVINVENCLLQSELSNRILNFTRKFFVESGKDAYDTKTHTGFLRNLVIRQSQHLPEVMVNLVTFYEDDDLVRDYSKELERRFKQVTTVVNNINLKKAAVAVGDFEKVFIGDGIIHDKIWNYKFRISSNSFFQTNTKQAEVLYQTAVDFAQFSGREVVYDLYSGAGTISIFISKLVKEVVGFETVRSAVEDAQHNLELNNVNNVECKTADLNKSFLKLINEYQLKLPETVIIDPPRSGMHKTTISDVVTLSPFKIVYISCNPATQARDVKDFIAAGYKLVKMCPVDMFPHTYHIENVALLIKA from the coding sequence ATGAATATAAAAAAAGGCGATGAATTCGAATTAAACATCAGCAGTTATGCTTTTGAAGGAAGAGGAATTGCAAGGATAAAAAGTTCTTTGTTCTTTCCAGATGAATTTCGTGAAGATGAAGAAGCAAACTATGTTGTGTTTGTTGACGGCTCTTATCCCGGCGATACAGTAAAAGCAAAACTTACTGCCATCAAAAAAAATTATGCTGAAGCAAAAGTCGTTGAAGTGATCAATCCATCGACTGACAGAATAAAACCTGACTGCAATTATTTTGAATATTGCGGCGGCTGCAAACAGCAGGATATAAATTACGAAACACAACTCCGTTATAAACAAATGCAGGTCAAAGAAGTTTTTCAAAAAATAGGCGGAGTTGAAGATCCTGTAATCGAACCAATCAAACCTTCTGAAAATATTTTCTTCTACCGGAATAAGATGGAGTTTTCGTTCACTAAAAAAAGATGGCTTACTCCTTCCGAAATAGAAAGCAAACAAAAATACAATGACCCGTTTGCGCTTGGTCTGCATGTGCCGGGTCTATATGATAAAGTAATCAACGTAGAAAATTGTCTTCTTCAATCTGAACTAAGCAACAGGATATTAAACTTCACTAGAAAATTTTTTGTTGAATCAGGAAAAGATGCGTACGATACAAAAACTCACACAGGATTTTTACGCAACCTTGTTATAAGACAATCACAACACCTGCCGGAAGTAATGGTCAACCTTGTTACATTTTATGAAGATGATGATCTTGTAAGAGATTATTCAAAAGAACTGGAAAGAAGATTTAAACAGGTTACAACCGTTGTAAACAATATCAATCTTAAAAAAGCTGCTGTTGCTGTTGGCGATTTTGAAAAGGTATTTATTGGTGATGGGATAATTCATGACAAGATCTGGAATTATAAATTCCGTATAAGTTCAAATTCATTTTTTCAGACGAACACAAAGCAAGCCGAGGTTCTTTATCAGACAGCGGTTGACTTTGCACAATTTAGCGGACGTGAAGTTGTGTATGATCTCTATTCCGGTGCGGGAACAATTTCAATTTTTATTTCAAAACTTGTGAAAGAAGTAGTTGGATTTGAAACTGTTCGTTCCGCAGTTGAAGATGCGCAGCATAATCTTGAACTTAACAACGTAAATAATGTTGAATGTAAGACGGCGGATCTGAATAAATCTTTTCTGAAACTGATAAATGAATACCAGCTTAAACTTCCTGAAACAGTAATCATTGATCCGCCAAGAAGCGGAATGCACAAAACAACTATAAGTGATGTCGTAACACTTTCACCTTTTAAAATTGTATACATTAGCTGTAACCCGGCTACGCAGGCAAGGGATGTAAAAGATTTTATTGCCGCAGGATATAAGTTAGTTAAGATGTGTCCTGTTGATATGTTCCCGCACACATATCACATTGAAAATGTTGCGCTGCTGATTAAAGCTTAA
- a CDS encoding HEPN domain-containing protein, producing MREIDSLLKRADRFLISSQMLIKDGDFESSVSRSYYAMFFCAQALLLSKGLSYSSHKMTILAFGENFVKTEIFSKDMGKDFNKAFDRRQLSDYNFEFIISKEEAEELLDSAKYFIQTISDYLRMKN from the coding sequence TTGCGTGAGATTGATTCACTTCTGAAGAGAGCAGACCGATTTTTAATATCCTCACAAATGTTAATCAAAGATGGTGATTTTGAATCATCCGTATCGCGATCATATTATGCAATGTTTTTTTGTGCACAAGCATTATTACTTTCCAAAGGCTTAAGCTATTCTTCACATAAAATGACTATTTTAGCATTCGGCGAAAATTTTGTGAAAACGGAAATCTTCTCAAAAGATATGGGCAAGGATTTTAACAAAGCGTTTGACAGGAGACAATTGAGTGATTACAATTTTGAATTTATTATCAGCAAAGAAGAAGCTGAGGAACTACTAGATTCAGCAAAATATTTCATTCAAACTATTAGTGATTATTTGAGAATGAAAAATTAA
- a CDS encoding nucleotidyltransferase domain-containing protein, with translation MQSDLKNILAEVKPVLQRLYGTELAEVVLYGSYARGDQNENSDIDLLIVLKSLQSAGREIDRMVDVIYDINLKYNTLISIIPVSYQDYIKIQSPLLCNIRKEGKKVA, from the coding sequence ATGCAAAGTGATCTAAAAAATATTTTAGCAGAGGTGAAACCTGTATTACAAAGACTTTATGGTACTGAGTTAGCTGAAGTTGTACTTTACGGTTCTTATGCTCGTGGTGACCAGAATGAAAATTCAGACATAGATTTATTAATTGTTCTAAAATCTTTACAATCTGCCGGGCGTGAAATTGACCGAATGGTAGATGTAATTTATGACATCAATTTGAAATACAACACATTGATTTCGATAATTCCGGTTTCTTATCAGGATTACATAAAAATTCAAAGTCCACTTTTATGTAATATAAGAAAGGAAGGAAAAAAAGTTGCGTGA
- the rsmI gene encoding 16S rRNA (cytidine(1402)-2'-O)-methyltransferase, with protein sequence MNGKLYLVSTPIGNYEDITLRALRVLKECDFIICEEYKEARRFLSHYKIENELISLNEHNEKETAEEIIQKLSEGKSAALISDCGTPLFSDPGHLLVDLCIGYKVDVVPVPGASSLLAALTGSGLDFEKFYYYGWLSPKKEERRNQLFHLKKRNETIVLMETPYRLKQLLSDMVKIIGTGTHCVLAFELTKPNEKFYRGTAEQILSIAEKENLKGEFVLILDRK encoded by the coding sequence ATGAATGGAAAACTTTATCTCGTATCAACACCGATTGGAAATTATGAGGACATTACTCTACGCGCACTTCGTGTTCTTAAAGAATGCGATTTTATAATTTGTGAAGAGTACAAAGAAGCGAGAAGATTTCTTTCTCACTACAAAATTGAAAATGAATTAATTTCACTTAACGAGCACAATGAAAAAGAAACCGCCGAAGAGATTATTCAAAAATTATCGGAGGGAAAATCCGCTGCATTAATTTCAGATTGCGGAACACCATTGTTCTCAGACCCCGGTCATTTACTTGTTGATTTATGTATTGGTTATAAAGTAGATGTCGTACCGGTTCCCGGTGCAAGTTCACTTCTTGCCGCACTTACAGGCTCGGGATTAGACTTCGAAAAATTTTACTATTACGGATGGCTTTCACCCAAAAAAGAAGAAAGACGAAACCAGTTATTCCATTTGAAAAAAAGAAACGAAACAATTGTGCTTATGGAAACTCCCTACAGGTTAAAGCAATTGCTTTCTGATATGGTTAAGATCATTGGCACAGGCACACATTGCGTGCTTGCATTCGAATTAACAAAACCAAATGAAAAGTTTTACCGCGGAACGGCAGAACAAATATTGAGTATTGCTGAGAAAGAAAACCTTAAAGGTGAATTTGTTTTGATATTAGATCGTAAATAA